The following coding sequences are from one Megachile rotundata isolate GNS110a chromosome 13, iyMegRotu1, whole genome shotgun sequence window:
- the Rpi gene encoding ribose-5-phosphate isomerase, translating to MIHGGLYLQFFTLTKSFGAVPKKLFKMGPLECAKKIAAYRAVDEYVKNNSVIGIGSGSTIIYAVDRLVERVKEERLNIVCIPTSFQARQLILNNHLTLGDLETYPKLDCAIDGADEVDSEMNLIKGGGGCLLQEKIVASCADQFVVIADYTKNSGKLGEQYKKGIPIEVVPMAYVAIQRKIEDNYGGDVKVRMALAKAGPVVTDNGNFILDWHFPQDLSNWNRINTEISMMPGVVETGLFIKMANKAFFGMPDGSVKEQS from the exons ATGATACACGGTggtttatatttacaatttttcacgTTGACGAAAAGTTTCGGTGCTGTTccgaaaaaattgtttaaaatgggACCTCTCGAATGTGCTAAAAAGATCGCGGCTTACAGAGCGGTCGATGAATATGTCAAG AATAATAGCGTTATCGGGATTGGTAGTGGATCCACTATAATATACGCTGTCGATAGATTAg TGGAGCgtgtaaaagaagaaagactTAATATTGTTTGTATTCCGACCTCCTTCCAAGCTCGTCAGCTGATTTTAAATAATCACCTTACGTTGGGTGATTTAGAAACTTATCCCAAA TTGGATTGCGCGATCGATGGAGCGGACGAAGTCGATTCTGAGATGAATCTTATTAAAGGCGGAGGAGGATGTTTACTTCAAGAGAAAATTGTCGCGTCGTGTGCTGATCAATTTGTTGTAATAGCTGATTATAC GAAAAATTCTGGAAAACTTGGAGAGCAGTATAAAAAGGGTATTCCTATCGAGGTAGTTCCTATGGCGTATGTAGCCATCCAAAGAAAAATCGAAGATAATTATGGAGGAGACGTGAAAGTTCGGATGGCTTTAGCCAAAGCT GGTCCAGTTGTGACGGATAATGGTAATTTTATTCTTGACTGGCATTTTCCACAAGACCTGAGTAATTGGAATAGAATcaatacagaaatttcaatGATGCCTGGAGTCGTTGAAACTGGACTTTTTATTAAGATGGCAAACAAAGCATTTTTCGGTATGCCTGATGGCAGTGTGAAAGAACAGTCTTAG